The Solanum lycopersicum chromosome 6, SLM_r2.1 genome has a window encoding:
- the LOC101268873 gene encoding RHOMBOID-like protein 13, translating into MGKPLFYEILEKPATSCAIGICSAIWFYIQKSNIGYSHVGLSYETALEGHYWRIITSALSHISVLHLVFNMSALWSLGVVEQLGHLGLGVQYYLHYTLVLVVLSGMLVIGMYHILIQKFKLEYFRRVTAVGYSCVVFGWMTILSVKQPSSKLNLFGFLSLPISFAPFESLIFTSIIVPQASFIGHLSGIIVGYAVGWGLIHGMNNYWAVTMLGWTVLVFVFSLKKSGTFDLNFLEIEPVTDPSLPSVRFFAAGTGRSLQMSTLPDAGADIV; encoded by the coding sequence ATGGGGAAACCATTGTTTTATGAGATATTGGAGAAGCCAGCAACCAGTTGTGCAATTGGAATATGTAGTGCAATTTGGTTTTATATTCAGAAGTCAAATATTGGTTATTCACATGTTGGTTTGAGTTATGAAACTGCTTTGGAGGGTCATTATTGGAGGATAATAACATCAGCACTTTCACATATTAGTGTGCTTCATCTTGTTTTCAATATGAGTGCACTTTGGAGTCTTGGAGTTGTTGAACAATTGGGGCATTTAGGTCTTGGTGTGCAGTATTATCTTCATTATACACTGGTGTTGGTTGTTCTTTCGGGCATGCTTGTCATCGGAATGTACCATATCTTGATTCAGAAATTTAAGCTAGAGTATTTTCGGAGAGTTACTGCTGTTGGATATTCTTGTGTGGTGTTTGGTTGGATGACGATTCTTTCGGTCAAGCAACCGTCGTCAAAGTTGAATCTTTTTGGTTTTCTTTCACTTCCGATCAGCTTTGCGCCATTTGAGTCGCTCATATTCACTTCCATTATTGTTCCTCAAGCGAGTTTTATTGGACATTTATCGGGAATTATTGTTGGTTATGCTGTTGGTTGGGGTTTGATACATGGGATGAACAATTACTGGGCAGTTACAATGCTGGGATGGACTGTGCTTGTGTTTGTTTTCAGTTTGAAAAAGTCTGGTACATTTGATTTGAACTTTCTTGAGATTGAACCTGTCACGGATCCCTCTCTGCCTTCGGTACGTTTTTTCGCAGCTGGAACTGGTAGAAGTTTACAGATGAGTACGTTACCAGATGCTGGTGCAGATATTGTATAG